A stretch of the Pan troglodytes isolate AG18354 chromosome 20, NHGRI_mPanTro3-v2.0_pri, whole genome shotgun sequence genome encodes the following:
- the ANKLE1 gene encoding ankyrin repeat and LEM domain-containing protein 1 isoform X3, whose amino-acid sequence MWTPVRRGAAWLGTLLGPGEGPPEPRGGAAHAHKPPAGSRKSTDQAVRFGPSQGMCSEARLARRLRDALREEEPWAVEELLRCGADPNLVLEDGAAAVHLAAGARHPRGLRCLGALLRQGGDPNARSVEALTPLHVAAAWGCRRGLELLLSQGADPALRDQDGLRPLDLALQQGHLECARVLQDLDTRTGTQTRVGAETQEPEPAPGTPGLSGPPDETLDSIALQKQLCRGDNRDIGLEADPGPPSLPVPLEIVDKHGSSASPPGHWDYSSDASLVTAVEVSGAEDPASDTPPWAGSLPPTRQGLLHVVHANQRVPRSQGTEAELNARLQALTLTPPNAAGFQSSPSSMPLLDRSPAHSPPRTPPPGASDCHCLWEHQTSIDSDMATLWLTEDEASSTGGRDPVGPCRHLPVSTVSDLELLKGLRALGENPRPVTPFTGQFYLQQLEEAQIAPGPEFSGHSLELAAALRTGRIPDVQADEDALAQQFERPDPARRWREGVVKSSFTYLLLDPRETQDLPARAFSLTPAERLQTFIRAIFYVGKGTRARPYVHLWEALGHHGRSRKQPPQACPKVRQILDIWASGCGVVSLHCFQHVVAVEAYTREACIVEALGIQTLTNQKQGHCYGVVAGWPPARRRRLGVHLLHRALLVFLAEGERQLRPQDIQARG is encoded by the exons ATGTGGACCCCCGTGCGGCGCGGGGCAGCCTGGCTGGGAACCCTGCTCGGCCCTGGAGAGGGGCCCCCCGAGCCGAGGGGAGGAGCGGCGCATGCCCACAAGCCCCCCGCGGGAAGTAGGAAATCGACCGACCAGGCGGTGCGCTTCGGACCCAGCCAGGGCATGTGCTCGGAGGCCCGCCTGGCTCGCAGGTTGCGGGATGCGCTGCGGGAGGAGGAGCCGTG GGCAGTAGAGGAGCTGCTGCGCTGCGGCGCGGACCCTAATTTGGTGCTAGAGGACGGCGCAGCGGCTGTGCACTTGGCGGCCGGAGCCCGGCACCCGCGCGGCCTGCGTTGCCTCGGGGCCCTACTGCGCCAAGGCGGGGACCCCAACGCTCG ATCTGTCGAGGCACTGACGCCGCTGCATGTGGCCGCCGCCTGGGGCTGCCGCCGCGGCCTGGAGCTGCTGCTGAGCCAAGGAGCGGACCCGGCGCTGCGCGACCAG GACGGACTCCGGCCGCTGGACCTGGCCCTGCAGCAGGGACACCTGGAGTGCGCGCGAGTCCTGCAGGATCTTGACACGCGGACCGGGACCCAGACCCGGGTCGGGGCAGAGACTCAGGAGCCCGAGCCTGCACCTGGCA CCCCAGGCCTCTCTGGACCTCCCGATGAGACGCTGGACTCCATAGCACTCCAAAAGCAGCTATGCAGAGGTGACAACAGGGACATTGGCTTGGAGGCTGACCCAGGACCCCCCAGCCTCCCTGTTCCCCTTGAAATTGTGGACAAACATGGGAGCTCGGCGTCCCCTCCAGggcactgggattacagctcAGACGCCTCTTTGGTCACAGCGGTTGAGGTCTCTGGAGCTGAGGACCCAGCCTCGGACACTCCCCCTTGGGCTGGGTCATTGCCACCGACCAGGCAGGGACTTCTGCATGTTGTCCATGCCAACCAGAGGGTACCTAGGTCTCAGGGCACGGAGGCAGAACTGAATGCCCGTCTGCAGGCCCTGACTCTGACCCCACCAAATGCTGCTGGCTTCCAgtcctccccttcctccatgcCTCTCCTGGACAGGAGTCCAGCTCATAGCCCCCCACGGACACCACCCCCTGGAGCTTCTGACTGCCACTGCCTGTGGGAGCACCAGACATCCATTGATAGTGACATGGCCACGCTCTGGCTGACAGAGGATGAGGCAAGCTCTACAGGTGGCAGGGACCCTGTCGGCCCTTGCCGGCACCTGCCAGTCTCCACTGTGTCTGACTTGGAGTTGCTGAAGGGACTCCGAGCGCTTGGTGAGAATCCTCGCCCCGTCACACCCTTCACCGGGCAGTTCTACCTCCAGCAGCTGGAAGAAGCCCAGATTGCTCCTG GCCCAGAGTTTTCAGGGCACAGCCTAGAACTGGCTGCAGCCCTGCGGACGGGCCGTATTCCAGATGTCCAGGCAGATGAAGACGCGCTGGCCCAGCAGTTTGAGCGGCCAgatcctgccaggaggtggcggGAGGGGGTCGTGAAGTCTAGCTTCACGTATCTGCTGCTGGACCCCAG GGAGACTCAGGACCTGCCAGCCCGAGCCTTCTCACTGACCCCAGCTGAGCGCCTTCAGACTTTCATCCGTGCCATCTTCTACGTGGGCAAAGGGACGAGGGCCCGGCCATATGTCCACCTCTGGGAGGCCCTTGGTCACCATGGGCGGTCAAGAAAACAG CCCCCCCAGGCCTGCCCCAAGGTGCGTCAGATCTTGGACATCTGGGCCAGTGGTTGCGGCGTTGTGTCCCTACATTGCTTCCAGCACGTGGTCGCTGTGGAGGCTTATACACGGGAGGCGTGTATTGTGGAAGCCCTAG GGATCCAGACGCTCACCAACCAGAAGCAAGGGCACTGCTATGGAGTGGTGGCAGGCTGGCCACCTGCTCGTCGCCGGCGCTTGGGGGTGCACCTGCTGCACCGTGCCCTCCTTGTCTTCCTGGCTGAAGGCGAGCGACAGCTTCGTCCCCAGGACATCCAGGCCCGGGGCTGA
- the ANKLE1 gene encoding ankyrin repeat and LEM domain-containing protein 1 isoform X7: MWTPVRRGAAWLGTLLGPGEGPPEPRGGAAHAHKPPAGSRKSTDQAVRFGPSQGMCSEARLARRLRDALREEEPWAVEELLRCGADPNLVLEDGAAAVHLAAGARHPRGLRCLGALLRQGGDPNARSVEALTPLHVAAAWGCRRGLELLLSQGADPALRDQDGLRPLDLALQQGHLECARVLQDLDTRTGTQTRVGAETQEPEPAPGTPGLSGPPDETLDSIALQKQLCRGDNRDIGLEADPGPPSLPVPLEIVDKHGSSASPPGHWDYSSDASLVTAVEVSGAEDPASDTPPWAGSLPPTRQGLLHVVHANQRVPRSQGTEAELNARLQALTLTPPNAAGFQSSPSSMPLLDRSPAHSPPRTPPPGASDCHCLWEHQTSIDSDMATLWLTEDEASSTGGRDPVGPCRHLPVSTVSDLELLKGLRALGPEFSGHSLELAAALRTGRIPDVQADEDALAQQFERPDPARRWREGVVKSSFTYLLLDPRETQDLPARAFSLTPAERLQTFIRAIFYVGKGTRARPYVHLWEALGHHGRSRKQPPQACPKVRQILDIWASGCGVVSLHCFQHVVAVEAYTREACIVEALGIQTLTNQKQGHCYGVVAGWPPARRRRLGVHLLHRALLVFLAEGERQLRPQDIQARG; encoded by the exons ATGTGGACCCCCGTGCGGCGCGGGGCAGCCTGGCTGGGAACCCTGCTCGGCCCTGGAGAGGGGCCCCCCGAGCCGAGGGGAGGAGCGGCGCATGCCCACAAGCCCCCCGCGGGAAGTAGGAAATCGACCGACCAGGCGGTGCGCTTCGGACCCAGCCAGGGCATGTGCTCGGAGGCCCGCCTGGCTCGCAGGTTGCGGGATGCGCTGCGGGAGGAGGAGCCGTG GGCAGTAGAGGAGCTGCTGCGCTGCGGCGCGGACCCTAATTTGGTGCTAGAGGACGGCGCAGCGGCTGTGCACTTGGCGGCCGGAGCCCGGCACCCGCGCGGCCTGCGTTGCCTCGGGGCCCTACTGCGCCAAGGCGGGGACCCCAACGCTCG ATCTGTCGAGGCACTGACGCCGCTGCATGTGGCCGCCGCCTGGGGCTGCCGCCGCGGCCTGGAGCTGCTGCTGAGCCAAGGAGCGGACCCGGCGCTGCGCGACCAG GACGGACTCCGGCCGCTGGACCTGGCCCTGCAGCAGGGACACCTGGAGTGCGCGCGAGTCCTGCAGGATCTTGACACGCGGACCGGGACCCAGACCCGGGTCGGGGCAGAGACTCAGGAGCCCGAGCCTGCACCTGGCA CCCCAGGCCTCTCTGGACCTCCCGATGAGACGCTGGACTCCATAGCACTCCAAAAGCAGCTATGCAGAGGTGACAACAGGGACATTGGCTTGGAGGCTGACCCAGGACCCCCCAGCCTCCCTGTTCCCCTTGAAATTGTGGACAAACATGGGAGCTCGGCGTCCCCTCCAGggcactgggattacagctcAGACGCCTCTTTGGTCACAGCGGTTGAGGTCTCTGGAGCTGAGGACCCAGCCTCGGACACTCCCCCTTGGGCTGGGTCATTGCCACCGACCAGGCAGGGACTTCTGCATGTTGTCCATGCCAACCAGAGGGTACCTAGGTCTCAGGGCACGGAGGCAGAACTGAATGCCCGTCTGCAGGCCCTGACTCTGACCCCACCAAATGCTGCTGGCTTCCAgtcctccccttcctccatgcCTCTCCTGGACAGGAGTCCAGCTCATAGCCCCCCACGGACACCACCCCCTGGAGCTTCTGACTGCCACTGCCTGTGGGAGCACCAGACATCCATTGATAGTGACATGGCCACGCTCTGGCTGACAGAGGATGAGGCAAGCTCTACAGGTGGCAGGGACCCTGTCGGCCCTTGCCGGCACCTGCCAGTCTCCACTGTGTCTGACTTGGAGTTGCTGAAGGGACTCCGAGCGCTTG GCCCAGAGTTTTCAGGGCACAGCCTAGAACTGGCTGCAGCCCTGCGGACGGGCCGTATTCCAGATGTCCAGGCAGATGAAGACGCGCTGGCCCAGCAGTTTGAGCGGCCAgatcctgccaggaggtggcggGAGGGGGTCGTGAAGTCTAGCTTCACGTATCTGCTGCTGGACCCCAG GGAGACTCAGGACCTGCCAGCCCGAGCCTTCTCACTGACCCCAGCTGAGCGCCTTCAGACTTTCATCCGTGCCATCTTCTACGTGGGCAAAGGGACGAGGGCCCGGCCATATGTCCACCTCTGGGAGGCCCTTGGTCACCATGGGCGGTCAAGAAAACAG CCCCCCCAGGCCTGCCCCAAGGTGCGTCAGATCTTGGACATCTGGGCCAGTGGTTGCGGCGTTGTGTCCCTACATTGCTTCCAGCACGTGGTCGCTGTGGAGGCTTATACACGGGAGGCGTGTATTGTGGAAGCCCTAG GGATCCAGACGCTCACCAACCAGAAGCAAGGGCACTGCTATGGAGTGGTGGCAGGCTGGCCACCTGCTCGTCGCCGGCGCTTGGGGGTGCACCTGCTGCACCGTGCCCTCCTTGTCTTCCTGGCTGAAGGCGAGCGACAGCTTCGTCCCCAGGACATCCAGGCCCGGGGCTGA
- the ANKLE1 gene encoding ankyrin repeat and LEM domain-containing protein 1 isoform X6, with amino-acid sequence MWTPVRRGAAWLGTLLGPGEGPPEPRGGAAHAHKPPAGSRKSTDQAVRFGPSQGMCSEARLARRLRDALREEEPWAVEELLRCGADPNLVLEDGAAAVHLAAGARHPRGLRCLGALLRQGGDPNARSVEALTPLHVAAAWGCRRGLELLLSQGADPALRDQDGLRPLDLALQQGHLECARVLQDLDTRTGTQTRVGAETQEPEPAPGTPGLSGPPDETLDSIALQKQLCRGDNRDIGLEADPGPPSLPVPLEIVDKHGSSASPPGHWDYSSDASLVTAVEVSGAEDPASDTPPWAGSLPPTRQGLLHVVHANQRVPRSQGTEAELNARLQALTLTPPNAAGFQSSPSSMPLLDRSPAHSPPRTPPPGASDCHCLWEHQTSIDSDMATLWLTEDEASSTGGRDPVGPCRHLPVSTVSDLELLKGLRALGPEFSGHSLELAAALRTGRIPDVQADEDALAQQFERPDPARRWREGVVKSSFTYLLLDPRETQDLPARAFSLTPAERLQTFIRAIFYVGKGTRARPYVHLWEALGHHGRSRKQGSRRSPTRSKGTAMEWWQAGHLLVAGAWGCTCCTVPSLSSWLKASDSFVPRTSRPGAECWGVGHPAWGEMFECSSCPMLTAAPISGFRRGVCVCVCVFVCVCVCV; translated from the exons ATGTGGACCCCCGTGCGGCGCGGGGCAGCCTGGCTGGGAACCCTGCTCGGCCCTGGAGAGGGGCCCCCCGAGCCGAGGGGAGGAGCGGCGCATGCCCACAAGCCCCCCGCGGGAAGTAGGAAATCGACCGACCAGGCGGTGCGCTTCGGACCCAGCCAGGGCATGTGCTCGGAGGCCCGCCTGGCTCGCAGGTTGCGGGATGCGCTGCGGGAGGAGGAGCCGTG GGCAGTAGAGGAGCTGCTGCGCTGCGGCGCGGACCCTAATTTGGTGCTAGAGGACGGCGCAGCGGCTGTGCACTTGGCGGCCGGAGCCCGGCACCCGCGCGGCCTGCGTTGCCTCGGGGCCCTACTGCGCCAAGGCGGGGACCCCAACGCTCG ATCTGTCGAGGCACTGACGCCGCTGCATGTGGCCGCCGCCTGGGGCTGCCGCCGCGGCCTGGAGCTGCTGCTGAGCCAAGGAGCGGACCCGGCGCTGCGCGACCAG GACGGACTCCGGCCGCTGGACCTGGCCCTGCAGCAGGGACACCTGGAGTGCGCGCGAGTCCTGCAGGATCTTGACACGCGGACCGGGACCCAGACCCGGGTCGGGGCAGAGACTCAGGAGCCCGAGCCTGCACCTGGCA CCCCAGGCCTCTCTGGACCTCCCGATGAGACGCTGGACTCCATAGCACTCCAAAAGCAGCTATGCAGAGGTGACAACAGGGACATTGGCTTGGAGGCTGACCCAGGACCCCCCAGCCTCCCTGTTCCCCTTGAAATTGTGGACAAACATGGGAGCTCGGCGTCCCCTCCAGggcactgggattacagctcAGACGCCTCTTTGGTCACAGCGGTTGAGGTCTCTGGAGCTGAGGACCCAGCCTCGGACACTCCCCCTTGGGCTGGGTCATTGCCACCGACCAGGCAGGGACTTCTGCATGTTGTCCATGCCAACCAGAGGGTACCTAGGTCTCAGGGCACGGAGGCAGAACTGAATGCCCGTCTGCAGGCCCTGACTCTGACCCCACCAAATGCTGCTGGCTTCCAgtcctccccttcctccatgcCTCTCCTGGACAGGAGTCCAGCTCATAGCCCCCCACGGACACCACCCCCTGGAGCTTCTGACTGCCACTGCCTGTGGGAGCACCAGACATCCATTGATAGTGACATGGCCACGCTCTGGCTGACAGAGGATGAGGCAAGCTCTACAGGTGGCAGGGACCCTGTCGGCCCTTGCCGGCACCTGCCAGTCTCCACTGTGTCTGACTTGGAGTTGCTGAAGGGACTCCGAGCGCTTG GCCCAGAGTTTTCAGGGCACAGCCTAGAACTGGCTGCAGCCCTGCGGACGGGCCGTATTCCAGATGTCCAGGCAGATGAAGACGCGCTGGCCCAGCAGTTTGAGCGGCCAgatcctgccaggaggtggcggGAGGGGGTCGTGAAGTCTAGCTTCACGTATCTGCTGCTGGACCCCAG GGAGACTCAGGACCTGCCAGCCCGAGCCTTCTCACTGACCCCAGCTGAGCGCCTTCAGACTTTCATCCGTGCCATCTTCTACGTGGGCAAAGGGACGAGGGCCCGGCCATATGTCCACCTCTGGGAGGCCCTTGGTCACCATGGGCGGTCAAGAAAACAG GGATCCAGACGCTCACCAACCAGAAGCAAGGGCACTGCTATGGAGTGGTGGCAGGCTGGCCACCTGCTCGTCGCCGGCGCTTGGGGGTGCACCTGCTGCACCGTGCCCTCCTTGTCTTCCTGGCTGAAGGCGAGCGACAGCTTCGTCCCCAGGACATCCAGGCCCGGGGCTGAGTGCTGGGGAGTTGGCCATCCAGCCTGGGGAGAAATGTTTGAATGTTCCAGCTGCCCCATGCTGACAGCAGCCCCCATCTCTGGTTTcagaaggggtgtgtgtgtgtgtgtgtgtgtgtttgtgtgtgtgtgtgtgtgtgtgtag
- the ANKLE1 gene encoding ankyrin repeat and LEM domain-containing protein 1 isoform X1, whose product MWTPVRRGAAWLGTLLGPGEGPPEPRGGAAHAHKPPAGSRKSTDQAVRFGPSQGMCSEARLARRLRDALREEEPWAVEELLRCGADPNLVLEDGAAAVHLAAGARHPRGLRCLGALLRQGGDPNARSVEALTPLHVAAAWGCRRGLELLLSQGADPALRDQDGLRPLDLALQQGHLECARVLQDLDTRTGTQTRVGAETQEPEPAPGTPGLSGPPDETLDSIALQKQLCRGDNRDIGLEADPGPPSLPVPLEIVDKHGSSASPPGHWDYSSDASLVTAVEVSGAEDPASDTPPWAGSLPPTRQGLLHVVHANQRVPRSQGTEAELNARLQALTLTPPNAAGFQSSPSSMPLLDRSPAHSPPRTPPPGASDCHCLWEHQTSIDSDMATLWLTEDEASSTGGRDPVGPCRHLPVSTVSDLELLKGLRALGENPRPVTPFTGQFYLQQLEEAQIAPGPEFSGHSLELAAALRTGRIPDVQADEDALAQQFERPDPARRWREGVVKSSFTYLLLDPRETQDLPARAFSLTPAERLQTFIRAIFYVGKGTRARPYVHLWEALGHHGRSRKQGSRRSPTRSKGTAMEWWQAGHLLVAGAWGCTCCTVPSLSSWLKASDSFVPRTSRPGAECWGVGHPAWGEMFECSSCPMLTAAPISGFRRGVCVCVCVFVCVCVCV is encoded by the exons ATGTGGACCCCCGTGCGGCGCGGGGCAGCCTGGCTGGGAACCCTGCTCGGCCCTGGAGAGGGGCCCCCCGAGCCGAGGGGAGGAGCGGCGCATGCCCACAAGCCCCCCGCGGGAAGTAGGAAATCGACCGACCAGGCGGTGCGCTTCGGACCCAGCCAGGGCATGTGCTCGGAGGCCCGCCTGGCTCGCAGGTTGCGGGATGCGCTGCGGGAGGAGGAGCCGTG GGCAGTAGAGGAGCTGCTGCGCTGCGGCGCGGACCCTAATTTGGTGCTAGAGGACGGCGCAGCGGCTGTGCACTTGGCGGCCGGAGCCCGGCACCCGCGCGGCCTGCGTTGCCTCGGGGCCCTACTGCGCCAAGGCGGGGACCCCAACGCTCG ATCTGTCGAGGCACTGACGCCGCTGCATGTGGCCGCCGCCTGGGGCTGCCGCCGCGGCCTGGAGCTGCTGCTGAGCCAAGGAGCGGACCCGGCGCTGCGCGACCAG GACGGACTCCGGCCGCTGGACCTGGCCCTGCAGCAGGGACACCTGGAGTGCGCGCGAGTCCTGCAGGATCTTGACACGCGGACCGGGACCCAGACCCGGGTCGGGGCAGAGACTCAGGAGCCCGAGCCTGCACCTGGCA CCCCAGGCCTCTCTGGACCTCCCGATGAGACGCTGGACTCCATAGCACTCCAAAAGCAGCTATGCAGAGGTGACAACAGGGACATTGGCTTGGAGGCTGACCCAGGACCCCCCAGCCTCCCTGTTCCCCTTGAAATTGTGGACAAACATGGGAGCTCGGCGTCCCCTCCAGggcactgggattacagctcAGACGCCTCTTTGGTCACAGCGGTTGAGGTCTCTGGAGCTGAGGACCCAGCCTCGGACACTCCCCCTTGGGCTGGGTCATTGCCACCGACCAGGCAGGGACTTCTGCATGTTGTCCATGCCAACCAGAGGGTACCTAGGTCTCAGGGCACGGAGGCAGAACTGAATGCCCGTCTGCAGGCCCTGACTCTGACCCCACCAAATGCTGCTGGCTTCCAgtcctccccttcctccatgcCTCTCCTGGACAGGAGTCCAGCTCATAGCCCCCCACGGACACCACCCCCTGGAGCTTCTGACTGCCACTGCCTGTGGGAGCACCAGACATCCATTGATAGTGACATGGCCACGCTCTGGCTGACAGAGGATGAGGCAAGCTCTACAGGTGGCAGGGACCCTGTCGGCCCTTGCCGGCACCTGCCAGTCTCCACTGTGTCTGACTTGGAGTTGCTGAAGGGACTCCGAGCGCTTGGTGAGAATCCTCGCCCCGTCACACCCTTCACCGGGCAGTTCTACCTCCAGCAGCTGGAAGAAGCCCAGATTGCTCCTG GCCCAGAGTTTTCAGGGCACAGCCTAGAACTGGCTGCAGCCCTGCGGACGGGCCGTATTCCAGATGTCCAGGCAGATGAAGACGCGCTGGCCCAGCAGTTTGAGCGGCCAgatcctgccaggaggtggcggGAGGGGGTCGTGAAGTCTAGCTTCACGTATCTGCTGCTGGACCCCAG GGAGACTCAGGACCTGCCAGCCCGAGCCTTCTCACTGACCCCAGCTGAGCGCCTTCAGACTTTCATCCGTGCCATCTTCTACGTGGGCAAAGGGACGAGGGCCCGGCCATATGTCCACCTCTGGGAGGCCCTTGGTCACCATGGGCGGTCAAGAAAACAG GGATCCAGACGCTCACCAACCAGAAGCAAGGGCACTGCTATGGAGTGGTGGCAGGCTGGCCACCTGCTCGTCGCCGGCGCTTGGGGGTGCACCTGCTGCACCGTGCCCTCCTTGTCTTCCTGGCTGAAGGCGAGCGACAGCTTCGTCCCCAGGACATCCAGGCCCGGGGCTGAGTGCTGGGGAGTTGGCCATCCAGCCTGGGGAGAAATGTTTGAATGTTCCAGCTGCCCCATGCTGACAGCAGCCCCCATCTCTGGTTTcagaaggggtgtgtgtgtgtgtgtgtgtgtgtttgtgtgtgtgtgtgtgtgtgtgtag
- the ANKLE1 gene encoding ankyrin repeat and LEM domain-containing protein 1 isoform X4, with protein sequence MWTPVRRGAAWLGTLLGPGEGPPEPRGGAAHAHKPPAGSRKSTDQAVRFGPSQGMCSEARLARRLRDALREEEPAVEELLRCGADPNLVLEDGAAAVHLAAGARHPRGLRCLGALLRQGGDPNARSVEALTPLHVAAAWGCRRGLELLLSQGADPALRDQDGLRPLDLALQQGHLECARVLQDLDTRTGTQTRVGAETQEPEPAPGTPGLSGPPDETLDSIALQKQLCRGDNRDIGLEADPGPPSLPVPLEIVDKHGSSASPPGHWDYSSDASLVTAVEVSGAEDPASDTPPWAGSLPPTRQGLLHVVHANQRVPRSQGTEAELNARLQALTLTPPNAAGFQSSPSSMPLLDRSPAHSPPRTPPPGASDCHCLWEHQTSIDSDMATLWLTEDEASSTGGRDPVGPCRHLPVSTVSDLELLKGLRALGENPRPVTPFTGQFYLQQLEEAQIAPGPEFSGHSLELAAALRTGRIPDVQADEDALAQQFERPDPARRWREGVVKSSFTYLLLDPRETQDLPARAFSLTPAERLQTFIRAIFYVGKGTRARPYVHLWEALGHHGRSRKQPPQACPKVRQILDIWASGCGVVSLHCFQHVVAVEAYTREACIVEALGIQTLTNQKQGHCYGVVAGWPPARRRRLGVHLLHRALLVFLAEGERQLRPQDIQARG encoded by the exons ATGTGGACCCCCGTGCGGCGCGGGGCAGCCTGGCTGGGAACCCTGCTCGGCCCTGGAGAGGGGCCCCCCGAGCCGAGGGGAGGAGCGGCGCATGCCCACAAGCCCCCCGCGGGAAGTAGGAAATCGACCGACCAGGCGGTGCGCTTCGGACCCAGCCAGGGCATGTGCTCGGAGGCCCGCCTGGCTCGCAGGTTGCGGGATGCGCTGCGGGAGGAGGAGCC GGCAGTAGAGGAGCTGCTGCGCTGCGGCGCGGACCCTAATTTGGTGCTAGAGGACGGCGCAGCGGCTGTGCACTTGGCGGCCGGAGCCCGGCACCCGCGCGGCCTGCGTTGCCTCGGGGCCCTACTGCGCCAAGGCGGGGACCCCAACGCTCG ATCTGTCGAGGCACTGACGCCGCTGCATGTGGCCGCCGCCTGGGGCTGCCGCCGCGGCCTGGAGCTGCTGCTGAGCCAAGGAGCGGACCCGGCGCTGCGCGACCAG GACGGACTCCGGCCGCTGGACCTGGCCCTGCAGCAGGGACACCTGGAGTGCGCGCGAGTCCTGCAGGATCTTGACACGCGGACCGGGACCCAGACCCGGGTCGGGGCAGAGACTCAGGAGCCCGAGCCTGCACCTGGCA CCCCAGGCCTCTCTGGACCTCCCGATGAGACGCTGGACTCCATAGCACTCCAAAAGCAGCTATGCAGAGGTGACAACAGGGACATTGGCTTGGAGGCTGACCCAGGACCCCCCAGCCTCCCTGTTCCCCTTGAAATTGTGGACAAACATGGGAGCTCGGCGTCCCCTCCAGggcactgggattacagctcAGACGCCTCTTTGGTCACAGCGGTTGAGGTCTCTGGAGCTGAGGACCCAGCCTCGGACACTCCCCCTTGGGCTGGGTCATTGCCACCGACCAGGCAGGGACTTCTGCATGTTGTCCATGCCAACCAGAGGGTACCTAGGTCTCAGGGCACGGAGGCAGAACTGAATGCCCGTCTGCAGGCCCTGACTCTGACCCCACCAAATGCTGCTGGCTTCCAgtcctccccttcctccatgcCTCTCCTGGACAGGAGTCCAGCTCATAGCCCCCCACGGACACCACCCCCTGGAGCTTCTGACTGCCACTGCCTGTGGGAGCACCAGACATCCATTGATAGTGACATGGCCACGCTCTGGCTGACAGAGGATGAGGCAAGCTCTACAGGTGGCAGGGACCCTGTCGGCCCTTGCCGGCACCTGCCAGTCTCCACTGTGTCTGACTTGGAGTTGCTGAAGGGACTCCGAGCGCTTGGTGAGAATCCTCGCCCCGTCACACCCTTCACCGGGCAGTTCTACCTCCAGCAGCTGGAAGAAGCCCAGATTGCTCCTG GCCCAGAGTTTTCAGGGCACAGCCTAGAACTGGCTGCAGCCCTGCGGACGGGCCGTATTCCAGATGTCCAGGCAGATGAAGACGCGCTGGCCCAGCAGTTTGAGCGGCCAgatcctgccaggaggtggcggGAGGGGGTCGTGAAGTCTAGCTTCACGTATCTGCTGCTGGACCCCAG GGAGACTCAGGACCTGCCAGCCCGAGCCTTCTCACTGACCCCAGCTGAGCGCCTTCAGACTTTCATCCGTGCCATCTTCTACGTGGGCAAAGGGACGAGGGCCCGGCCATATGTCCACCTCTGGGAGGCCCTTGGTCACCATGGGCGGTCAAGAAAACAG CCCCCCCAGGCCTGCCCCAAGGTGCGTCAGATCTTGGACATCTGGGCCAGTGGTTGCGGCGTTGTGTCCCTACATTGCTTCCAGCACGTGGTCGCTGTGGAGGCTTATACACGGGAGGCGTGTATTGTGGAAGCCCTAG GGATCCAGACGCTCACCAACCAGAAGCAAGGGCACTGCTATGGAGTGGTGGCAGGCTGGCCACCTGCTCGTCGCCGGCGCTTGGGGGTGCACCTGCTGCACCGTGCCCTCCTTGTCTTCCTGGCTGAAGGCGAGCGACAGCTTCGTCCCCAGGACATCCAGGCCCGGGGCTGA